One window of Nicotiana tomentosiformis chromosome 11, ASM39032v3, whole genome shotgun sequence genomic DNA carries:
- the LOC138901644 gene encoding secreted RxLR effector protein 161-like: MALKRFYMDGAHPLSTPMVVRSLDMNKDPFRPQEENEELLGPEVPYLSAVGALMYLTNTTRPGMSFSVNVLARYSSAPTMRYWNEIKHILRYLKGTTDMGLFYSNDCSSGLVGYANTGY; this comes from the coding sequence ATGGCattgaaacggttttacatggatggagcacatccattaagtactccgatggttGTTCGATCGCTTGATAtgaataaggatccgttccgacctcaagaagagaatgaagagcttcttggtccggaagtaccatatcttagtgcagttggtgcactaatgtatcttacTAATACTACAAGGCCTGGCATgtctttttcagttaatgtcctagcaagatatagctctgctcctacaatgaGATATTGGAAtgaaatcaaacacatattgcggtatctaaaagggactaccgatatgggcttattttatagCAATGATTGCAGTTCCGGtcttgttggttatgccaatACTGGGTATTAA